A region of Sphingomonas crusticola DNA encodes the following proteins:
- a CDS encoding DUF934 domain-containing protein, with translation MTLIRFRTDEVHEEPAGTLDDFLGQSNATAVRLEAGEDARALIPYLDRLALIEIAFPGFRDGRGYSAARILREAGYTGELRAQGDILLDQVIDYRRCGFDALASESPLDPAAVEEALGRFPHVYQKAADERAPVWKLRHG, from the coding sequence CCTCATCCGCTTCCGCACCGACGAGGTGCATGAGGAACCAGCGGGCACGCTCGACGACTTCCTCGGCCAGTCCAACGCCACCGCCGTGCGGCTGGAGGCCGGCGAAGATGCGCGTGCGCTCATCCCCTATCTCGACCGGCTGGCGCTGATCGAGATCGCCTTTCCGGGCTTCCGCGATGGGCGCGGCTATTCCGCCGCCCGGATATTGCGGGAGGCAGGTTATACGGGCGAGTTGCGCGCCCAGGGCGACATCTTGCTCGATCAGGTGATCGACTATCGCCGCTGCGGCTTCGACGCGCTCGCCAGCGAGTCCCCGCTCGATCCTGCCGCAGTCGAAGAAGCGCTCGGGCGTTTCCCGCACGTCTATCAAAAGGCCGCCGACGAACGCGCGCCGGTGTGGAAGCTGCGTCATGGGTGA
- a CDS encoding phosphoadenylyl-sulfate reductase — translation MGEAARKIDAIDVRPAFTQADVDALNARYTGVPTGIMLRELLTGELFGRTALVSSFGAESAVLLHLVSQIDRDVPLVFTNTQKMFGETLAYRDELSERLGFTDLRVYRPDPRLLAARDETGLRWSYDPDGCCAIRKVEPLQRALKGFDAWISGRKGFQAGTRTALPLFELDADHADGPKLKLNPLAGWSKDQLNLYFEEHKLPRHPLEAQGYLSIGCSPCTSRVMPGEDPRAGRWRGWDKVECGIHTPIDGPSADDPIF, via the coding sequence ATGGGTGAGGCCGCCCGCAAGATCGACGCCATCGACGTCCGCCCGGCCTTCACCCAGGCCGATGTCGATGCGCTCAACGCGCGTTATACCGGCGTGCCGACCGGCATCATGCTGCGCGAATTGCTCACCGGCGAGCTGTTCGGCCGCACCGCTCTGGTGTCCTCCTTCGGCGCGGAATCTGCAGTCCTGCTCCACCTCGTCAGCCAGATCGACCGCGACGTTCCCTTGGTCTTCACCAATACCCAGAAAATGTTCGGCGAGACTTTGGCCTATCGCGACGAATTGTCCGAACGGCTCGGCTTCACCGATCTGCGCGTCTATCGGCCCGACCCACGGCTGCTCGCGGCGAGGGACGAAACCGGCCTGCGCTGGTCCTACGATCCCGACGGCTGCTGCGCGATCCGCAAGGTTGAGCCGCTGCAGCGTGCACTCAAGGGCTTCGACGCATGGATTTCGGGGCGCAAGGGCTTCCAGGCGGGCACTCGCACCGCCTTGCCCTTGTTCGAGCTCGATGCCGATCACGCCGACGGCCCCAAGCTTAAGCTCAACCCTCTGGCCGGCTGGTCCAAGGATCAGCTTAACCTATACTTCGAAGAGCATAAGCTGCCGCGTCATCCGCTCGAGGCCCAGGGTTATCTCTCGATCGGCTGCTCGCCCTGCACCAGCCGCGTTATGCCGGGCGAAGACCCGCGCGCCGGCCGCTGGCGTGGTTGGGACAAGGTCGAATGCGGCATCCATACGCCGATCGACGGACCAAGCGCGGACGATCCGATCTTCTGA
- a CDS encoding DUF5991 domain-containing protein gives MTRSTIRFAVLGMAAFAVASATAAPAGWNGTYLYEQSLGPNLTREVVPFVNHRLVLDQRGCRLTVRGYQTDEQIICDAVRRGAGLEIRFRSYADGSTANKYGVKIYRPGQPLFALTKETGGLTTTWQSYTHKPERAKQGVFFRKS, from the coding sequence ATGACCAGATCGACGATCCGATTTGCGGTGCTGGGGATGGCGGCGTTCGCTGTCGCCAGCGCGACGGCGGCACCCGCCGGCTGGAACGGGACCTATCTGTACGAGCAGTCGCTCGGGCCCAACCTCACCAGGGAGGTGGTGCCCTTCGTCAACCATCGGCTGGTGCTGGACCAGCGCGGTTGCCGCCTGACGGTCCGCGGATATCAGACCGACGAGCAGATCATTTGCGATGCGGTGCGGCGCGGCGCGGGGCTGGAAATCCGCTTCCGCAGCTACGCCGATGGATCGACTGCCAATAAATATGGCGTAAAGATCTATCGACCGGGCCAGCCGTTATTCGCGCTGACGAAGGAGACGGGCGGGCTGACTACCACCTGGCAGAGCTACACGCATAAACCGGAACGCGCGAAGCAGGGCGTGTTTTTCAGGAAGAGCTGA
- a CDS encoding TonB-dependent receptor codes for MRHSLILLGLPLLLTPELALAQAAPAPPPNPAPTAPAAAPAADDEEEVVVQGQRPRGSVVGDIPAEQTLSQADVRAYGVNNISDLLDQLSPQTTSGRGRGGEQPVVLLNGRRISGFSEIRDLPTEAISRVEILPEEVALKYGYSADQKVVNFVLRERFLALVGQAGGSTSTEGGGTGVNPEANYVRIRGDNRLTLNLRYQENAKLRESQRDVTDVGTTQPFDLAGNVAKPRDLIRPGCDAANADTAVCNQIDPALSALAGQPVTVAAVPTSAASGAPALAAFVPGANNPNVTDVTRDRTLRGSSQQWSGNAVYARPIFSRSTATFNGSLSYNKGDSLRGLPGSVFALPAGDPFSPFADPVAVYRYVGTDPLHQRTSSFAGHGGLTINGDKGRWRWSLTGNYDHGENRTHTQTGIDTSAFQARLAALDPTANPFAAFAPNTLGGVTTNRARSTTDTGNVQAVAGGPLFKLPAGDVTTNVKIGAEYIGFDTASTRGLIAQSNDLSRRNVNGQINIDLPLTSRRTGVLPWFGNFSLNANLAVRQISDFGTLTTLGGGFVWTPIAPINLIGSYTKDAGAPTVNQIGDPTIFTPQVRVFDYARGQTVDVTQISGGNRDLRADNRHVWKFGATLKPFGDKNDLTITANYVRTRTNNAIASLPEPTADLENAFPDRFVRDADGNLIQIDTRSVNFARERRDELRYGLNFSLNLKSIIQKKFEAWIAARRAGQDLPPPIPRNVFQPTLAGNKADLAARQAEARQRQQERQGAAGQATTAAPLPNGAPAAPAAREAGGVSAGGPPPGGGFGPGGFGGRGGGGGFGGGRGGRGGQTSGRLQVAIYDTWTIRDDVLIRRGVPLLDLLNGDSVGGGGGQSDHQVQLQLGYSNNGIGVRAEGNYRTATFVRGDGTGTVGDLHFSDLATLNLRMFADFGAMPKFIAKPWARGLRVSVGVNNVFNDRQHVRDANGGTPLSYQPAFLDPLGRTVSISIRKLLF; via the coding sequence GTGCGCCATTCATTGATCCTGCTCGGGCTTCCGCTGCTGCTCACGCCCGAACTGGCGTTGGCCCAGGCCGCGCCTGCTCCTCCCCCAAATCCGGCGCCGACCGCGCCGGCGGCCGCACCCGCGGCCGATGACGAGGAGGAGGTGGTCGTACAGGGTCAGCGCCCGCGCGGGTCCGTGGTCGGCGACATTCCGGCCGAACAGACGTTGAGCCAGGCCGACGTTCGCGCCTATGGCGTCAACAATATTTCGGACCTGCTCGATCAGCTGTCGCCGCAGACCACGAGCGGTCGCGGACGAGGCGGCGAGCAGCCGGTGGTTCTGCTGAACGGGCGCCGCATTTCGGGTTTCAGCGAAATACGCGACCTGCCGACCGAAGCGATCTCGCGCGTCGAGATATTGCCCGAGGAAGTGGCGCTCAAATACGGATATTCGGCGGACCAGAAGGTCGTCAATTTCGTGCTGCGCGAACGGTTTCTGGCCTTGGTCGGGCAGGCGGGCGGCAGCACCTCGACCGAGGGCGGCGGCACCGGCGTCAATCCCGAGGCGAATTATGTCCGTATCCGCGGCGACAATCGCCTGACACTCAACCTGCGCTATCAAGAAAATGCGAAACTGCGCGAAAGCCAGCGCGACGTCACCGATGTCGGCACCACCCAGCCATTCGATCTGGCGGGCAATGTCGCCAAGCCGCGCGACTTGATCCGGCCGGGCTGCGACGCCGCGAATGCGGACACGGCCGTCTGCAACCAGATCGATCCCGCGCTCAGCGCACTGGCCGGCCAGCCGGTGACGGTTGCCGCCGTACCGACGTCGGCCGCGAGCGGTGCGCCAGCGCTCGCCGCGTTCGTGCCGGGGGCCAACAACCCCAACGTCACCGACGTAACGCGCGACCGCACCCTGAGAGGATCGTCCCAGCAATGGAGCGGCAATGCCGTCTATGCCCGGCCGATCTTTTCGCGCTCGACGGCGACGTTCAACGGCAGCCTGTCCTACAATAAGGGCGACAGCCTGCGCGGCTTGCCGGGTTCGGTATTCGCACTGCCAGCGGGCGACCCATTCTCCCCCTTTGCGGATCCGGTCGCGGTCTACCGCTATGTCGGCACCGATCCGCTTCATCAGCGCACGAGCAGTTTCGCGGGCCATGGCGGGCTGACGATCAATGGCGACAAGGGGCGCTGGCGCTGGTCGCTGACCGGCAATTACGATCATGGCGAGAACCGGACGCACACCCAGACCGGCATCGACACGAGCGCCTTCCAGGCGCGGCTCGCGGCACTGGATCCGACCGCCAATCCGTTTGCGGCGTTCGCGCCGAACACGCTCGGCGGGGTCACCACCAATCGTGCGCGTTCAACCACCGACACTGGAAATGTCCAGGCGGTCGCGGGCGGGCCCTTGTTCAAACTGCCGGCGGGCGACGTCACGACCAACGTCAAGATCGGCGCGGAATATATCGGCTTCGACACCGCCTCGACGCGCGGGCTGATCGCGCAGTCGAACGATCTTAGCCGCCGCAACGTCAACGGGCAGATCAATATCGACCTGCCGCTCACCAGCCGTCGCACCGGTGTGCTGCCCTGGTTCGGCAATTTCTCGCTCAACGCCAATCTTGCCGTGCGTCAGATTTCCGATTTCGGCACACTCACCACGCTTGGCGGCGGTTTCGTGTGGACACCGATCGCGCCGATCAACCTGATCGGTTCCTACACCAAGGATGCGGGCGCACCGACGGTCAATCAGATCGGCGACCCGACTATCTTCACCCCGCAGGTGCGCGTCTTCGATTATGCGCGCGGCCAGACCGTGGACGTGACGCAGATCAGTGGCGGCAATCGCGATCTGCGGGCTGATAACCGACACGTCTGGAAGTTCGGCGCGACGCTGAAGCCGTTCGGCGACAAGAACGACCTCACCATTACCGCCAATTATGTGCGCACGCGGACGAACAACGCGATCGCGTCGCTGCCCGAGCCGACCGCGGACCTCGAAAACGCCTTTCCGGACCGTTTCGTGCGCGATGCCGACGGTAATCTCATCCAGATCGATACGCGCTCGGTCAATTTCGCGCGCGAGCGGCGCGACGAGCTGCGTTACGGCCTGAACTTCTCGCTCAACCTGAAATCGATCATCCAGAAGAAGTTCGAAGCCTGGATCGCGGCGCGCCGCGCCGGGCAAGATCTGCCGCCGCCGATCCCGCGTAACGTATTCCAGCCGACGCTGGCTGGTAACAAGGCTGACCTAGCAGCGCGTCAGGCGGAGGCCCGCCAGCGTCAGCAGGAACGGCAAGGAGCTGCAGGCCAAGCCACCACGGCCGCGCCGCTCCCCAATGGCGCGCCCGCTGCGCCAGCGGCGCGCGAGGCCGGCGGGGTATCGGCCGGCGGGCCCCCGCCCGGCGGGGGATTTGGCCCCGGTGGATTCGGTGGGCGCGGCGGCGGTGGTGGCTTTGGCGGCGGGCGTGGCGGCCGCGGCGGACAGACCTCGGGCCGCTTGCAGGTCGCGATCTACGATACGTGGACAATCCGCGACGACGTACTGATTCGTCGCGGCGTGCCGCTGCTCGATCTGCTCAACGGCGATTCTGTGGGCGGCGGGGGCGGCCAGTCGGATCATCAAGTGCAGCTGCAGCTCGGCTATTCGAACAACGGTATCGGCGTGCGCGCGGAAGGCAATTACCGGACGGCGACTTTCGTGCGCGGCGACGGCACCGGTACGGTTGGCGACCTCCATTTCTCCGACCTCGCGACGCTCAACCTGCGCATGTTCGCCGACTTCGGTGCTATGCCGAAGTTCATCGCCAAGCCGTGGGCGCGCGGGCTGCGCGTCAGCGTCGGCGTGAACAATGTCTTCAACGACCGCCAGCATGTGCGCGATGCGAATGGCGGCACACCGTTGAGTTATCAGCCCGCCTTCCTGGATCCGCTCGGGCGGACGGTGTCGATCAGCATCCGCAAGCTGCTTTTCTAA
- the thiS gene encoding sulfur carrier protein ThiS, with product MHSDGTISIVVNGGHKRVRAGMTIADLASELGLVPEKVAVERNLEVVPRSTIAQVCLEDGDELEIVHFVGGGDHPGPGGDAVATVDEDRWTVAGRSFRSRLIVGTGKYKDFAQNAAALEASGAEIVTVAVRRVNVSDPNVPMLTDFIDPKKVTYLPNTAGCFTAEDAIRTLRLAREAGGWDLVKLEVLGEARTLYPDMVETLRATEILAKEGFLPMVYCVDDPIAARRLEDVGAVAIMPLGAPIGSGLGIQNQVTIRLIVEGAKVPVLVDAGVGAASDAAVAMELGCDGVLMNTAIAEAKDPVMMAAAMKAAVEAGRLSYRAGRMGKRRYADPSSPLAGLI from the coding sequence ATTCATAGCGACGGTACTATCTCGATCGTAGTCAATGGCGGGCATAAGCGCGTGCGCGCCGGCATGACCATCGCCGATCTGGCAAGCGAACTCGGGTTGGTGCCGGAAAAGGTCGCGGTCGAACGCAATCTCGAAGTGGTGCCCCGCTCGACTATCGCGCAGGTGTGCCTGGAAGACGGCGACGAACTCGAGATCGTGCATTTCGTCGGCGGTGGCGATCATCCGGGCCCCGGAGGCGATGCGGTCGCGACGGTGGACGAGGATCGCTGGACGGTGGCGGGGCGCAGCTTCCGCTCGCGCCTGATCGTCGGCACCGGCAAATATAAGGATTTCGCGCAAAATGCCGCTGCGCTGGAGGCGTCTGGGGCCGAGATCGTCACCGTGGCGGTGCGGCGGGTCAACGTGTCCGACCCGAACGTGCCGATGCTGACCGATTTTATCGATCCCAAGAAGGTCACCTACCTGCCCAATACCGCTGGCTGCTTCACCGCCGAGGATGCGATCCGCACGCTCAGACTGGCGCGCGAGGCGGGCGGCTGGGATCTGGTCAAGCTCGAGGTGCTGGGCGAGGCGCGCACGCTGTATCCCGACATGGTCGAGACTTTGCGCGCAACCGAGATCCTCGCGAAGGAGGGCTTCCTGCCGATGGTCTATTGCGTCGACGATCCGATCGCGGCGCGGAGGCTGGAAGATGTCGGTGCGGTCGCGATCATGCCGTTGGGCGCGCCGATCGGATCCGGCCTCGGCATCCAGAATCAGGTCACGATCCGGCTCATCGTCGAGGGCGCCAAGGTGCCGGTGCTGGTCGATGCGGGCGTCGGCGCGGCATCCGACGCGGCGGTGGCGATGGAGCTTGGCTGCGACGGCGTGCTGATGAACACCGCCATTGCCGAGGCCAAGGATCCGGTGATGATGGCGGCGGCGATGAAAGCGGCGGTGGAGGCCGGGCGGCTATCCTACCGCGCGGGGCGAATGGGCAAGCGCCGCTATGCCGATCCGTCGAGCCCGCTTGCAGGGCTGATCTAA
- the accB gene encoding acetyl-CoA carboxylase biotin carboxyl carrier protein, whose translation MTETNVTSMQVDAGLVRQLAELLDETRLTEIEVQDGDRRIRVVRNIAVPAAAAPMTVAAVPAAAAPATAAPPAAPVAPADHPGTIKSPMVGTVYMSGAPGAKSFVAVGDKVAAGDTLLIVEAMKVMNPILSPRAGTVTAILVDNNQPVEFDQPLVVVE comes from the coding sequence ATGACCGAAACCAATGTTACATCGATGCAGGTCGATGCCGGGCTGGTCCGCCAGCTCGCCGAGCTGCTCGACGAGACCCGCCTCACCGAGATCGAGGTGCAGGACGGCGACCGGCGCATCCGCGTCGTGCGCAACATCGCGGTGCCGGCAGCGGCAGCGCCAATGACGGTTGCTGCCGTGCCTGCCGCTGCGGCACCCGCCACCGCTGCCCCGCCGGCGGCACCGGTTGCTCCGGCCGATCACCCCGGCACGATCAAGTCGCCGATGGTGGGCACGGTCTATATGTCGGGCGCGCCCGGCGCCAAATCGTTCGTTGCGGTTGGCGACAAGGTCGCGGCCGGCGACACCTTGCTGATCGTCGAGGCGATGAAGGTGATGAATCCGATCCTGTCGCCCCGCGCCGGTACGGTCACCGCGATCCTGGTCGACAATAACCAGCCGGTCGAATTCGACCAGCCGCTCGTCGTCGTCGAGTAA
- the accC gene encoding acetyl-CoA carboxylase biotin carboxylase subunit — translation MAKIEKVLIANRGEIALRIHRACHEMGIRTVAAHSTADADAMHVRLADEAICIGPPSATDSYLNIPNIISAAEISGADAIHPGYGFLSENARFAEIVETHDIIWIGPKPEHIRTMGDKIEAKLTAAKLGLPLVPGSDGPVKDVAEAKQVAREIGYPVLIKAASGGGGRGMKVVENEDQLETLIEQAGSEAAAAFGDATVYMEKYLGDPRHIEFQVFGDGNGNAIHLGERDCSLQRRHQKVLEEAPSPVISTEQRMEMGGIVSKAMADMGYRGAGTIEFLYEDGKFYFIEMNTRLQVEHPVTEAITGLDLVREQIRIAEGHPLTLRQSDVQFRGHAIECRINAEDARTFAPSPGLVKQYHAPGGMNVRVDSGLYAGYRIPPYYDSMIAKLIVYGTTRNGALRRLRRALEEFVIDGVKTTIPLHRALLDEPDFQSGNYTIKWLEQWLAKQDEADKA, via the coding sequence TTGGCCAAGATCGAGAAAGTCCTGATCGCCAATCGCGGCGAAATCGCGCTCCGTATCCATCGCGCCTGCCACGAAATGGGCATCCGCACGGTCGCGGCACACTCGACCGCCGATGCCGACGCGATGCACGTCCGCCTCGCCGATGAGGCGATCTGCATCGGTCCGCCTTCGGCGACCGACTCCTATCTCAACATCCCCAACATCATCTCTGCCGCCGAAATCTCGGGCGCGGACGCGATCCATCCCGGTTACGGCTTTCTCAGCGAGAATGCCCGCTTCGCTGAGATCGTGGAGACACACGACATCATCTGGATCGGCCCCAAGCCGGAGCATATCCGGACAATGGGCGACAAGATCGAGGCCAAGCTCACGGCCGCCAAGCTTGGCCTGCCGCTCGTCCCCGGCTCCGATGGTCCAGTCAAGGATGTCGCCGAGGCCAAGCAGGTCGCGCGCGAAATTGGCTATCCGGTCCTGATCAAGGCGGCGTCGGGCGGCGGCGGGCGCGGCATGAAGGTGGTCGAGAACGAAGATCAGCTGGAAACGCTGATCGAGCAGGCGGGCAGCGAGGCGGCGGCGGCCTTCGGCGACGCGACCGTCTACATGGAAAAATATCTGGGCGATCCGCGCCATATCGAATTCCAGGTGTTCGGCGACGGCAATGGCAATGCCATCCATCTCGGCGAGCGCGACTGCTCGCTCCAGCGCCGCCACCAGAAGGTGCTGGAGGAGGCCCCCTCACCCGTCATCTCGACCGAGCAGCGCATGGAAATGGGCGGCATCGTCTCCAAGGCGATGGCCGACATGGGCTATCGCGGGGCCGGCACGATCGAGTTCCTCTACGAGGACGGCAAATTCTATTTCATCGAGATGAATACCCGCCTGCAGGTCGAGCATCCGGTGACGGAGGCGATCACGGGCCTCGACCTTGTGCGCGAGCAGATCCGTATTGCCGAGGGCCATCCGCTCACGCTGCGCCAGAGCGATGTGCAGTTTCGCGGCCACGCGATCGAATGCCGCATCAATGCCGAGGACGCGCGTACCTTCGCGCCCTCGCCGGGCCTGGTGAAGCAATATCACGCGCCCGGCGGCATGAACGTACGCGTCGATAGCGGCCTTTACGCCGGTTATCGCATCCCGCCTTATTACGATTCGATGATCGCAAAGCTGATCGTCTACGGCACCACTCGCAATGGTGCGCTGCGCCGCTTGCGCCGCGCGCTCGAAGAATTCGTGATCGATGGGGTCAAGACGACCATTCCGCTCCATCGCGCTCTGCTCGACGAGCCCGATTTCCAGAGCGGCAATTACACGATCAAGTGGCTCGAACAGTGGCTCGCCAAGCAGGACGAAGCGGACAAGGCGTGA
- the arsC gene encoding arsenate reductase (glutaredoxin) (This arsenate reductase requires both glutathione and glutaredoxin to convert arsenate to arsenite, after which the efflux transporter formed by ArsA and ArsB can extrude the arsenite from the cell, providing resistance.), which translates to MKATIWHNPRCSKSRETLALLQDADADVTIVEYLKTPPDRATLAALYAKAGMRPRDGLRLAEPAASALVGASDDAILNAMAANPILIERPLVQTEKGVRLGRPPERIGEIL; encoded by the coding sequence GTGAAGGCCACGATCTGGCATAATCCGCGCTGTTCCAAATCGCGCGAAACGCTGGCGCTGCTGCAAGATGCCGATGCTGACGTCACCATCGTCGAATATCTCAAGACTCCGCCGGATCGGGCGACGCTCGCGGCGCTGTATGCGAAGGCCGGGATGCGCCCGCGTGACGGGCTGCGCCTGGCCGAGCCCGCCGCGAGCGCGCTGGTTGGCGCGTCGGACGATGCGATCCTGAACGCGATGGCGGCCAATCCGATCCTGATCGAGCGCCCGCTGGTCCAGACGGAGAAGGGCGTGCGTCTCGGCCGCCCGCCGGAAAGAATAGGCGAGATATTGTAG
- a CDS encoding outer membrane protein → MIKFALVAALAVGAASAAAAQDTAPDGSRPFGLEPYVGVLGGYHSFDRQSEFGNVPRYGKPTGALIEGVAGANLPLGPVFVGVEGNAAKGFNDIDWEYGVRGRAGFRAGDSGLIYASGGYQWVNGKSKRGFGDQRDWMWGGGVEVGPQDIGLGGVTGNAGPRLRLQFETYDFDSIRPMAGVIFHF, encoded by the coding sequence ATGATTAAATTTGCTCTCGTCGCCGCTCTTGCGGTGGGCGCTGCCTCCGCTGCGGCGGCGCAAGATACCGCACCTGACGGCAGCCGGCCGTTCGGCCTGGAGCCCTATGTCGGCGTGCTCGGTGGCTATCACAGCTTCGATCGCCAGAGCGAATTCGGCAATGTCCCGCGCTACGGCAAGCCGACCGGCGCGCTGATCGAAGGCGTCGCGGGCGCCAACTTGCCACTCGGCCCGGTCTTCGTCGGCGTCGAAGGCAATGCCGCCAAGGGCTTCAACGACATTGATTGGGAATATGGCGTTCGCGGCCGCGCGGGCTTCCGCGCCGGCGACAGCGGCCTGATCTATGCCTCCGGCGGCTATCAGTGGGTCAATGGCAAGAGCAAGCGCGGCTTCGGCGACCAGCGCGACTGGATGTGGGGCGGCGGTGTCGAAGTCGGTCCGCAGGACATCGGCCTCGGCGGCGTCACCGGCAATGCCGGGCCGCGGCTGCGCCTGCAGTTCGAAACCTATGATTTCGACAGCATCCGCCCGATGGCAGGCGTGATCTTCCACTTCTGA
- a CDS encoding diacylglycerol/lipid kinase family protein, with product MSGTTVQIVANPDAGSASRRRLRALERAFKAAGAHVILSESRSGGVDIAVEADHVCVVGGDGTLRHVLAAVRRAGRSVTLSLFPMGTVNLIARERGYSRDPATFVARALAGGLRYGHHVGLLGETILSGVASVGPDSLAVAGLSPRLKRRVGRLAYLLSFLALLGRWPRPQLCVATPDREIACEAVYVAKGRYFAGPWSFAPQASVEEPLLHVVALRSATRRDFARFVWALWRGHPLAGRPNLILFSCTELTIDGDTAPFQADGDIVATLPVHVTIASDILHFA from the coding sequence ATGAGCGGGACAACCGTGCAGATCGTCGCCAATCCCGATGCCGGCTCTGCATCGCGCCGGCGGTTGCGCGCGCTCGAGCGGGCGTTCAAGGCGGCCGGCGCGCATGTGATCCTTTCGGAAAGTCGCTCGGGCGGGGTCGACATCGCCGTCGAGGCTGATCACGTCTGTGTGGTCGGAGGAGACGGCACGTTGCGGCACGTGCTGGCCGCCGTCCGGCGTGCCGGCAGGTCGGTTACGCTGAGCCTGTTTCCGATGGGCACAGTCAATCTCATCGCGCGCGAACGCGGCTATTCACGCGACCCCGCCACCTTCGTGGCACGGGCCCTGGCGGGCGGCCTGCGCTATGGCCACCATGTCGGCCTGCTCGGTGAGACGATCCTCTCCGGTGTGGCGAGCGTCGGACCCGACAGCCTTGCCGTGGCCGGCCTGTCGCCGCGACTCAAACGGCGCGTTGGGCGCCTCGCCTACCTGCTATCCTTCCTCGCCCTCCTTGGCCGGTGGCCCCGCCCGCAATTATGCGTGGCGACGCCGGACAGGGAGATTGCGTGCGAAGCGGTTTATGTCGCCAAGGGCCGCTATTTCGCCGGTCCGTGGAGCTTTGCGCCGCAGGCCTCCGTGGAGGAGCCGCTGCTGCATGTGGTGGCGCTACGTAGCGCCACCCGCCGGGATTTCGCGCGCTTCGTCTGGGCGCTGTGGCGCGGCCATCCTCTCGCTGGTCGGCCTAACCTCATTCTGTTCTCCTGTACCGAACTGACCATCGATGGCGATACGGCGCCGTTTCAGGCGGATGGCGACATTGTCGCCACCTTGCCCGTCCATGTCACCATCGCCTCGGACATCCTGCACTTCGCTTGA